A region of Channa argus isolate prfri chromosome 8, Channa argus male v1.0, whole genome shotgun sequence DNA encodes the following proteins:
- the crb1 gene encoding protein crumbs homolog 1 isoform X2 — translation MDLIYYRNIEFELFCTILITSLFVIDGTSDSLPATVDLCSPNPCQNRAICRTNGASYSCFCVPGYQGSQCQIDVNECISQPCSNGATCVDRVGRFSCQCSPGFTGATCEVQIDKCQSQPCLSGGSCHDHPSGFICTCLPGFQGHRCEINIDECQEQRCQNGALCIDGVNEYTCDCSHTAFTGTHCETPLSQCHSEPCFNSAICKDVQGNYTCECWPGFEGRQCEIDIRECISSPCMHGGSCIERSWQALYGSEPLLPEHYDHQHAAGYICRCPPGTAGSLCQEVINPCDPSPCQNGGRCESHVRGYICHCPPQTLDGLLYGGVNCDVHLVGCEGHECQNQGSCSPFLLDETHGYTCSCPPGYTGPLCKTPTTFSFERRGYLLLQSPLVEAEVSCNITLSFQTVLPRALLFQRNSKGLLLSLELEEGQLRLTLRKEASAGAAAESPICVLEIPHNVTDGKWHSVEAVLANWMLSLKLSDDAGRCGRKSCHKAAPVQSTLAVPVSPPQNTFIGGVLHDSNGPTDSPLPAFIGCMRDVFVDWQLVVPEEWLRDSAVNVSPGCSHRDRCLDVPCQNKGQCVNLWQSYQCLCPRPYEGQDCAEEYVTARFGNEDSHSYAAFTVTDDLGHNFSISLFLRTRRPNGLLLGLGNSSSLYLHISLQDGKVTVHLNNYETLRAGSAIDDGEVHFVSVEVAEDRVMLYVAAEKQGDVEVRTVNVQAGDTVFVGGLLETRMTSVHGGYFKGCIQDLRINDRRLQFFGLDTSVRSYHLELMENVTSGCSGDNACGWNPCLNGGMCFSMWDDFTCTCPPSTAGRRCEEVRWCELSPCPTDSWCRMLNGGYECYANATFLNDSTVLSYRGNGHIFRNLTDLSLNLRTRRRNAAILHAEKGSAFITLSVQDGFLFIELQSPSSDDSEEEERQEAVSTVSLSSRRIVSDGEWHNVHLFMATPWAETSQWTVVLDEEIEEARTSRSHGGNLDFLRDGVDIFLGGLSPDTGWTLVGCLSTVELGGIALSYFSSSDVNFPRLQEERFIQTSVNVPLLGCSGAPACEPNPCLNGGECQDLFNTYNCTCAEGWAGRRCDFNINTCASNPCIHGNCSVNGLTYVCACEVGYAGVDCEQEVDVCENHLCAHGGTCLHGPESYACLCPENYTGPLCSERVEEIPWYIVVKNVRPKLPVSVCGDDTRNYTCFNGGNCTDRELSCDCPPGFTGHRCEQEVDECKSNPCQNGGYCRNLLNKFVCVCDMSYAGDMCQTDMKHAPHSSRLAAVLAPCLVGLAIVGMLGLALAVAKLREKRQTEEGLGLRQLEAPGGHNPPAELENTSISTLAARVERLV, via the exons ATGGATTTAATTTATTACCGTAATATTGAATTTGAACTTTTCTGCACGATTCTCATTACATCACTGTTTGTGATAGATG GAACATCTGATAGTCTGCCTGCAACAGTAGACCTGTGTTCTCCAAATCCCTGCCAAAACCGGGCGATATGCAGAACCAACGGAGCAAGCTACTCCTGTTTTTGTGTGCCGGGATATCAGGGTTCTCAATGTCAGATTGATGTGAACGAGTGTATTTCCCAGCCCTGCAGCAACGGAGCCACCTGTGTAGACAGAGTGGGCAGGTTCTCCTGTCAGTGTTCTCCAGGGTTCACTG GGGCCACTTGTGAGGTCCAGATTGATAAGTGTCAATCACAGCCGTGTCTCAGTGGCGGTAGTTGCCATGACCACCCCAGTGGCTTCATATGCACCTGCCTGCCTGGTTTCCAAGGACACCGGTGCGAAATCAACATTGACGAGTGCCAAGAGCAGCGATGCCAGAATGGGGCTCTGTGTATAGACGGGGTGAATGA ATACACCTGTGACTGCTCTCACACAGCCTTCACTGGCACTCACTGTGAGACCCCACTGTCACAATGCCACTCTGAACCCTGCTTCAATAGCGCCATCTGTAAGGATGTCCAGGGTAACTACACCTGCGAGTGCTGGCCAG GGTTCGAGGGCCGTCAGTGTGAGATAGATATCAGGGAGTGTATCAGCAGTCCCTGCATGCATGGAGGCAGCTGCATTGAGAGGTCTTGGCAAGCCCTGTATGGCAGTGAGCCTCTGCTGCCTGAACACTACGACCACCAGCACGCTGCAGGCTACATCTGCAGGTGTCCTCCAGGAACAGCAG GTTCCCTCTGCCAGGAGGTGATAAACCCCTGTGACCCCAGTCCATGCCAGAATGGGGGCAGGTGTGAGAGCCATGTTAGAGGCTACATTTGCCACTGCCCCCCACAGACTCTTGATGGGCTCCTCTATGGAGGTGTAAACTGTGATGTTCATCTTGTGGGCTGCGAAGGTCACGAATGCCAGAACCAAGGCTCTTGTTCTCCTTTCCTGTTGGATGAGACTCATGGCTACACCTGCTCCTGCCCACCTGGATACACCGGGCCCCTCTGCAAGACTCCCACCACCTTCTCCTTCGAACGCAGGGGCTACCTGCTGCTTCAGAGTCCCCTGGTGGAGGCCGAGGTCTCTTGCAACATCACCCTCAGCTTCCAGACTGTTCTGCCCAGAGCGCTATTATTCCAGCGGAATAGCAAGGGCCTACTGCTGAGCCTGGAGCTGGAGGAAGGGCAACTTCGTCTCACACTGAGGAAGGAGGCCTCTGCTGGGGCTGCAGCTGAGAGCCCCATTTGTGTTTTGGAGATTCCTCACAATGTCACAGACGGGAAGTGGCATTCTGTAGAGGCTGTGCTTGCAAACTGGATGCTCAGCCTGAAGCTCTCAGATGATGCCGGGAGATGTGGGAGAAAGTCGTGCCACAAAGCGGCCCCAGTCCAAAGCACCCTAGCTGTGCCAGTGTCGCCTCCTCAGAACACATTTATTGGAGGAGTGCTTCACGACTCAAATGGCCCCACTGACTCTCCACTTCCAGCTTTCATTGGCTGCATGCGGGATGTGTTTGTGGACTGGCAGCTCGTGGTCCCTGAGGAATGGCTGAGGGACTCTGCTGTGAATGTGTCTCCTGGCTGCAGCCATAGAGACCGCTGCCTAGATGTGCCTTGCCAAAACAAAGGACAGTGTGTCAACCTCTGGCAGAGCTATCAGTGCCTGTGTCCAAGACCCTATGAGGGACAGGACTGTGCAGAGG AATATGTGACTGCACGCTTTGGGAATGAGGACTCACACAGTTATGCTGCATTCACTGTCACCGACGATCTGGGTCACAActtctccatctccctcttCCTACGCACACGGAGGCCCAATGGACTCCTACTTGGACttggcaacagcagcagcctgtACCTGCACATTTCACTGCAGGATGGCAAAGTCACAGTTCACCTCAATAACTATGAGACCCTGAGAGCGGGCAGTGCAATTGATGACGGGGAGGTCCACTTTGTGAGTGTGGAAGTAGCTGAGGATCGTGTGATGCTCTATGTAGCAGCTGAGAAGCAAGGTGATGTGGAGGTCAGGACAGTCAATGTCCAAGCAGGAGACACTGTGTTTGTGGGCGGTCTGCTGGAGACGAGGATGACTTCAGTGCATGGTGGATACTTCAAAGGCTGTATTCAGGACCTGAGGATCAATGACAGAAGACTACAATTTTTTGGGCTCGACACCTCAGTGAGATCATATCATCTGGAGCTCATGGAAAATGTGACTTCTGGGTGCTCAGGGGACAATGCCTGCGGT TGGAATCCGTGTCTCAATGGGGGGATGTGCTTCTCCATGTGGGATGACTTCACCTGTACCTGCCCCCCCAGCACAGCAGGGCGCCGGTGTGAGGAGGTCAGGTGGTGCGAGCTGTCACCTTGCCCCACAGACTCATGGTGCAGGATGCTAAACGGCGGATATGAAT GCTACGCCAATGCAACCTTCCTGAATGACAGCACTGTGTTGTCCTACCGAGGAAATGGCCACATATTCCGCAATCTAACCGACCTTTCTCTAAACCTGCGCACACGAAGGCGTAACGCAGCTATCCTTCATGCAGAGAAGGGCTCGGCATTCATCACGCTCTCCGTCCAGGATGGTTTCCTCTTCATAGAGCTTCAGAGCCCCTCTTCAGATGAcagcgaggaggaggagagacaggagGCTGTGTCCACAGTCAGCCTCAGCAGCCGGAGGATTGTCAGTGATGGTGAGTGGCACAATGTCCACCTGTTTATGGCAACGCCGTGGGCAGAAACCTCCCAGTGGACAGTAGTGCTGGATGAAGAGATTGAAGAAGCCAGGACTTCGAGGAGCCACGGAGGCAACTTGGACTTCCTTAGGGATGGGGTGGACATCTTTCTAGGGGGTCTGTCCCCTGATACTGGGTGGACCCTTGTTGGGTGTCTGAGTACTGTGGAGCTGGGTGGCATTGCTCTGTCTTACTTCAGCTCCTCTGATGTGAACTTCCCACGCCTACAGGAGGAGCGGTTTATCCAGACGTCGGTGAATGTACCGCTCCTCGGCTGCAGTGGAGCCCCCGCGTGTGAGCCCAACCCCTGCCTGAACGGAGGTGAGTGCCAGGACCTCTTCAACACCTACAACTGCACCTGCGCTGAGGGCTGGGCTGGGAGACGCTGCGACTTCAACATCAACACTTGCGCTTCCAATCCCTGCATCCACGGCAACTGTAGCGTAAATGGCCTCACCTACGTGTGCGCCTGTGAAGTTGGCTATGCAGGCGTGGACTGTGAGCAGGAGGTGGATGTGTGCGAAAACCACCTGTGTGCCCATGGAGGCACCTGTCTGCATGGGCCAGAGAGTTACGCCTGCCTCTGCCCTGAGAACTACACTGGACCCCTCTGCAG TGAACGTGTTGAAGAAATTCCATGGTACATTGTTGTCAAAAATGT ACGGCCCAAGCTGCCAGTTTCTGTGTGTGGCGATGACACCAGAAACTACACCTGCTTCAATGGAGGCAACTGCACAGACAGAGAGCTCTCTTGTGACTGTCCACCAGGCTTCACTGGGCACCG gtgtgAACAGGAGGTGGACGAGTGCAAGTCCAACCCCTGTCAGAATGGCGGCTATTGCCGCAACCTCCTCAACAAGTTCGTCTGCGTGTGCGACATGAGCTACGCCGGAGACATGTGCCAGACGGAC ATGAAGCATGCTCCGCACAGCTCACGGTTGGCTGCTGTACTGGCACCGTGTCTGGTTGGGTTGGCGATAGTGGGGATGCTGGGGCTGGCGCTGGCTGTAGCCAAACTGCGAGAGAAGCGGCAGACGGAGGAAGGTCTCGGTCTGCGGCAACTCGAGGCTCCTGGTGGTCACAACCCACCTGCTGAGCTGGAAAACACATCCATCAGCACTTTGGCAGCACGTGTGGAGCGCCTGGTGTAG
- the crb1 gene encoding protein crumbs homolog 1 isoform X4 produces the protein MDLIYYRNIEFELFCTILITSLFVIDGTSDSLPATVDLCSPNPCQNRAICRTNGASYSCFCVPGYQGSQCQIDVNECISQPCSNGATCVDRVGRFSCQCSPGFTGATCEVQIDKCQSQPCLSGGSCHDHPSGFICTCLPGFQGHRCEINIDECQEQRCQNGALCIDGVNEYTCDCSHTAFTGTHCETPLSQCHSEPCFNSAICKDVQGNYTCECWPGFEGRQCEIDIRECISSPCMHGGSCIERSWQALYGSEPLLPEHYDHQHAAGYICRCPPGTAGSLCQEVINPCDPSPCQNGGRCESHVRGYICHCPPQTLDGLLYGGVNCDVHLVGCEGHECQNQGSCSPFLLDETHGYTCSCPPGYTGPLCKTPTTFSFERRGYLLLQSPLVEAEVSCNITLSFQTVLPRALLFQRNSKGLLLSLELEEGQLRLTLRKEASAGAAAESPICVLEIPHNVTDGKWHSVEAVLANWMLSLKLSDDAGRCGRKSCHKAAPVQSTLAVPVSPPQNTFIGGVLHDSNGPTDSPLPAFIGCMRDVFVDWQLVVPEEWLRDSAVNVSPGCSHRDRCLDVPCQNKGQCVNLWQSYQCLCPRPYEGQDCAEEYVTARFGNEDSHSYAAFTVTDDLGHNFSISLFLRTRRPNGLLLGLGNSSSLYLHISLQDGKVTVHLNNYETLRAGSAIDDGEVHFVSVEVAEDRVMLYVAAEKQGDVEVRTVNVQAGDTVFVGGLLETRMTSVHGGYFKGCIQDLRINDRRLQFFGLDTSVRSYHLELMENVTSGCSGDNACGWNPCLNGGMCFSMWDDFTCTCPPSTAGRRCEEVRWCELSPCPTDSWCRMLNGGYECYANATFLNDSTVLSYRGNGHIFRNLTDLSLNLRTRRRNAAILHAEKGSAFITLSVQDGFLFIELQSPSSDDSEEEERQEAVSTVSLSSRRIVSDGEWHNVHLFMATPWAETSQWTVVLDEEIEEARTSRSHGGNLDFLRDGVDIFLGGLSPDTGWTLVGCLSTVELGGIALSYFSSSDVNFPRLQEERFIQTSVNVPLLGCSGAPACEPNPCLNGGECQDLFNTYNCTCAEGWAGRRCDFNINTCASNPCIHGNCSVNGLTYVCACEVGYAGVDCEQEVDVCENHLCAHGGTCLHGPESYACLCPENYTGPLCSERVEEIPWYIVVKNVRPKLPVSVCGDDTRNYTCFNGGNCTDRELSCDCPPGFTGHRCEQEVDECKSNPCQNGGYCRNLLNKFVCVCDMSYAGDMCQTDLTSEGLTSDLLLSISLVSVVLLLVLVLTSFGLVMTLNRRATHGTYSPSRQEKESSRVEMWSITQPPPMERLI, from the exons ATGGATTTAATTTATTACCGTAATATTGAATTTGAACTTTTCTGCACGATTCTCATTACATCACTGTTTGTGATAGATG GAACATCTGATAGTCTGCCTGCAACAGTAGACCTGTGTTCTCCAAATCCCTGCCAAAACCGGGCGATATGCAGAACCAACGGAGCAAGCTACTCCTGTTTTTGTGTGCCGGGATATCAGGGTTCTCAATGTCAGATTGATGTGAACGAGTGTATTTCCCAGCCCTGCAGCAACGGAGCCACCTGTGTAGACAGAGTGGGCAGGTTCTCCTGTCAGTGTTCTCCAGGGTTCACTG GGGCCACTTGTGAGGTCCAGATTGATAAGTGTCAATCACAGCCGTGTCTCAGTGGCGGTAGTTGCCATGACCACCCCAGTGGCTTCATATGCACCTGCCTGCCTGGTTTCCAAGGACACCGGTGCGAAATCAACATTGACGAGTGCCAAGAGCAGCGATGCCAGAATGGGGCTCTGTGTATAGACGGGGTGAATGA ATACACCTGTGACTGCTCTCACACAGCCTTCACTGGCACTCACTGTGAGACCCCACTGTCACAATGCCACTCTGAACCCTGCTTCAATAGCGCCATCTGTAAGGATGTCCAGGGTAACTACACCTGCGAGTGCTGGCCAG GGTTCGAGGGCCGTCAGTGTGAGATAGATATCAGGGAGTGTATCAGCAGTCCCTGCATGCATGGAGGCAGCTGCATTGAGAGGTCTTGGCAAGCCCTGTATGGCAGTGAGCCTCTGCTGCCTGAACACTACGACCACCAGCACGCTGCAGGCTACATCTGCAGGTGTCCTCCAGGAACAGCAG GTTCCCTCTGCCAGGAGGTGATAAACCCCTGTGACCCCAGTCCATGCCAGAATGGGGGCAGGTGTGAGAGCCATGTTAGAGGCTACATTTGCCACTGCCCCCCACAGACTCTTGATGGGCTCCTCTATGGAGGTGTAAACTGTGATGTTCATCTTGTGGGCTGCGAAGGTCACGAATGCCAGAACCAAGGCTCTTGTTCTCCTTTCCTGTTGGATGAGACTCATGGCTACACCTGCTCCTGCCCACCTGGATACACCGGGCCCCTCTGCAAGACTCCCACCACCTTCTCCTTCGAACGCAGGGGCTACCTGCTGCTTCAGAGTCCCCTGGTGGAGGCCGAGGTCTCTTGCAACATCACCCTCAGCTTCCAGACTGTTCTGCCCAGAGCGCTATTATTCCAGCGGAATAGCAAGGGCCTACTGCTGAGCCTGGAGCTGGAGGAAGGGCAACTTCGTCTCACACTGAGGAAGGAGGCCTCTGCTGGGGCTGCAGCTGAGAGCCCCATTTGTGTTTTGGAGATTCCTCACAATGTCACAGACGGGAAGTGGCATTCTGTAGAGGCTGTGCTTGCAAACTGGATGCTCAGCCTGAAGCTCTCAGATGATGCCGGGAGATGTGGGAGAAAGTCGTGCCACAAAGCGGCCCCAGTCCAAAGCACCCTAGCTGTGCCAGTGTCGCCTCCTCAGAACACATTTATTGGAGGAGTGCTTCACGACTCAAATGGCCCCACTGACTCTCCACTTCCAGCTTTCATTGGCTGCATGCGGGATGTGTTTGTGGACTGGCAGCTCGTGGTCCCTGAGGAATGGCTGAGGGACTCTGCTGTGAATGTGTCTCCTGGCTGCAGCCATAGAGACCGCTGCCTAGATGTGCCTTGCCAAAACAAAGGACAGTGTGTCAACCTCTGGCAGAGCTATCAGTGCCTGTGTCCAAGACCCTATGAGGGACAGGACTGTGCAGAGG AATATGTGACTGCACGCTTTGGGAATGAGGACTCACACAGTTATGCTGCATTCACTGTCACCGACGATCTGGGTCACAActtctccatctccctcttCCTACGCACACGGAGGCCCAATGGACTCCTACTTGGACttggcaacagcagcagcctgtACCTGCACATTTCACTGCAGGATGGCAAAGTCACAGTTCACCTCAATAACTATGAGACCCTGAGAGCGGGCAGTGCAATTGATGACGGGGAGGTCCACTTTGTGAGTGTGGAAGTAGCTGAGGATCGTGTGATGCTCTATGTAGCAGCTGAGAAGCAAGGTGATGTGGAGGTCAGGACAGTCAATGTCCAAGCAGGAGACACTGTGTTTGTGGGCGGTCTGCTGGAGACGAGGATGACTTCAGTGCATGGTGGATACTTCAAAGGCTGTATTCAGGACCTGAGGATCAATGACAGAAGACTACAATTTTTTGGGCTCGACACCTCAGTGAGATCATATCATCTGGAGCTCATGGAAAATGTGACTTCTGGGTGCTCAGGGGACAATGCCTGCGGT TGGAATCCGTGTCTCAATGGGGGGATGTGCTTCTCCATGTGGGATGACTTCACCTGTACCTGCCCCCCCAGCACAGCAGGGCGCCGGTGTGAGGAGGTCAGGTGGTGCGAGCTGTCACCTTGCCCCACAGACTCATGGTGCAGGATGCTAAACGGCGGATATGAAT GCTACGCCAATGCAACCTTCCTGAATGACAGCACTGTGTTGTCCTACCGAGGAAATGGCCACATATTCCGCAATCTAACCGACCTTTCTCTAAACCTGCGCACACGAAGGCGTAACGCAGCTATCCTTCATGCAGAGAAGGGCTCGGCATTCATCACGCTCTCCGTCCAGGATGGTTTCCTCTTCATAGAGCTTCAGAGCCCCTCTTCAGATGAcagcgaggaggaggagagacaggagGCTGTGTCCACAGTCAGCCTCAGCAGCCGGAGGATTGTCAGTGATGGTGAGTGGCACAATGTCCACCTGTTTATGGCAACGCCGTGGGCAGAAACCTCCCAGTGGACAGTAGTGCTGGATGAAGAGATTGAAGAAGCCAGGACTTCGAGGAGCCACGGAGGCAACTTGGACTTCCTTAGGGATGGGGTGGACATCTTTCTAGGGGGTCTGTCCCCTGATACTGGGTGGACCCTTGTTGGGTGTCTGAGTACTGTGGAGCTGGGTGGCATTGCTCTGTCTTACTTCAGCTCCTCTGATGTGAACTTCCCACGCCTACAGGAGGAGCGGTTTATCCAGACGTCGGTGAATGTACCGCTCCTCGGCTGCAGTGGAGCCCCCGCGTGTGAGCCCAACCCCTGCCTGAACGGAGGTGAGTGCCAGGACCTCTTCAACACCTACAACTGCACCTGCGCTGAGGGCTGGGCTGGGAGACGCTGCGACTTCAACATCAACACTTGCGCTTCCAATCCCTGCATCCACGGCAACTGTAGCGTAAATGGCCTCACCTACGTGTGCGCCTGTGAAGTTGGCTATGCAGGCGTGGACTGTGAGCAGGAGGTGGATGTGTGCGAAAACCACCTGTGTGCCCATGGAGGCACCTGTCTGCATGGGCCAGAGAGTTACGCCTGCCTCTGCCCTGAGAACTACACTGGACCCCTCTGCAG TGAACGTGTTGAAGAAATTCCATGGTACATTGTTGTCAAAAATGT ACGGCCCAAGCTGCCAGTTTCTGTGTGTGGCGATGACACCAGAAACTACACCTGCTTCAATGGAGGCAACTGCACAGACAGAGAGCTCTCTTGTGACTGTCCACCAGGCTTCACTGGGCACCG gtgtgAACAGGAGGTGGACGAGTGCAAGTCCAACCCCTGTCAGAATGGCGGCTATTGCCGCAACCTCCTCAACAAGTTCGTCTGCGTGTGCGACATGAGCTACGCCGGAGACATGTGCCAGACGGAC TTGACATCTGAGGgcttgacctctgacctcttaCTGTCCATCAGTCTGGTGTCTGTTGTCCTGCTGCTGGTTCTTGTTCTAACATCCTTTGGCCTGGTGATGACTCTAAACCGCCGCGCCACCCACGGCACCTACAGTCCCAGCCGGCAGGAGAAGGAGAGTTCACGGGTGGAGATGTGGAGCATTACCCAGCCACCACCTATGGAGAGACTGATATGA